The following coding sequences are from one Hydrogenobacter hydrogenophilus window:
- the prfA gene encoding peptide chain release factor 1, with protein MLPPELEKKLEALEKKYEEIQNKLTSQEVLQDRREFAKLSKEIKDIREVVETYRKYKKIQKDLEDAKELLKSEEFEKLAKEEIKRLEKEAEETERRLRVLMLPKDERDEKNVIIEIRAGVGGEEAALFVADLLNMYQKYAEEKGWKFTILSANRTGLGGYKEVIALVEGQGAYSRLKYESGVHRVQRIPRTESGGRIHTSTATVAVLPEVDETELEINPQDLKIETFRASGAGGQYVNTTETAVRVTHIPTGITVVCQDERSQFQNKQKALKILYARLKDYYERQKEEEIAKERKTQVGTGERSEKIRTYNFPQGRVTDHRINLTLYKLSDILEGKLDEIIEALIQHDIDEKLKVQV; from the coding sequence ATGCTTCCTCCAGAGTTAGAAAAAAAGTTAGAAGCTTTAGAGAAGAAGTACGAAGAGATTCAAAATAAACTGACCTCTCAGGAAGTGCTTCAGGACAGAAGGGAGTTTGCAAAGCTCAGTAAAGAAATAAAGGACATAAGGGAAGTTGTAGAAACCTACAGGAAATACAAAAAGATACAGAAGGACCTGGAAGATGCTAAAGAACTTCTAAAATCTGAGGAGTTTGAAAAACTGGCTAAGGAAGAGATAAAGAGGTTAGAAAAGGAGGCGGAGGAAACAGAAAGGCGTTTAAGAGTGCTTATGCTACCAAAGGATGAAAGGGATGAAAAGAATGTGATCATAGAGATAAGGGCGGGAGTAGGTGGTGAAGAAGCTGCTCTTTTCGTAGCAGACTTACTTAACATGTACCAAAAGTATGCGGAAGAGAAGGGGTGGAAGTTCACCATACTTAGTGCCAACAGAACTGGGCTTGGCGGATACAAAGAAGTCATAGCGCTTGTAGAAGGGCAAGGAGCTTATTCAAGGCTCAAATACGAAAGCGGGGTACACAGAGTCCAAAGGATACCTCGTACCGAATCAGGAGGAAGAATACACACATCTACTGCAACTGTGGCAGTTCTTCCTGAGGTGGACGAAACGGAGCTTGAAATAAACCCACAGGACCTTAAGATAGAAACCTTTAGGGCAAGTGGTGCAGGAGGGCAGTATGTGAACACAACAGAGACCGCGGTCCGGGTAACTCACATACCTACAGGTATAACAGTTGTCTGCCAAGATGAGAGGTCCCAGTTTCAAAACAAGCAAAAAGCTCTAAAGATACTCTATGCAAGGCTCAAAGACTACTACGAAAGACAAAAGGAGGAAGAGATAGCCAAAGAAAGGAAAACACAGGTAGGTACAGGGGAAAGAAGTGAGAAAATAAGAACATACAACTTTCCACAGGGCAGGGTGACAGACCACAGGATAAATCTTACTCTTTACAAACTAAGCGATATACTTGAAGGAAAGCTTGACGAAATAATAGAAGCTCTAATACAGCATGACATAGACGAAAAGCTCAAGGTTCAGGTGTAA
- a CDS encoding AAA family ATPase — protein sequence MLIRISLEDFFLIKDQEVEFEKGLNVITGESGTGKSLTVSSLLFLMGQQNEYPEGTAVEVEFFKDGEHIVVRREIKKGRSRYYLNGVGSVQKVVKDIVSQMVLLQGQNDRLKILRRDFQRDTYDRFSQVMELRKEYEVLYSKLEELKEKLMDWTQRQRERAIRLQILREELRDIQSVGLTAQEYENIKERLSMLSSMEKINTLVGRALSNFVEGGLIDKLLDLKKTVAQLSLYDKSLESFVRSVEGMVEELRYLERTLRTKLLDLDSQEINRLNEKVYEVQKLERRYGMNYSEILKYAKSLQSQIKSLEEEEDKSLLEEQILELTEKLKHLGQILSERRLSYKDAFESKVMETLKDIGLEKAVFKVNFISQEGRYGSEDIEFLFSSYGRDEKPLEEVASGGEVSRLALSLFLLSPSTETYVLDEIDTGISGEASVKLARLLRKLSESMQIIVITHSPAIASASHRHILTKKEFIGNMAFVRIEELKGEDRIKEIARLMGIVSEKTVESAKELIREVVYNL from the coding sequence ATGCTGATCCGTATAAGCTTAGAGGATTTTTTTCTAATAAAGGACCAAGAGGTAGAGTTTGAAAAGGGTCTGAATGTGATCACTGGTGAGTCTGGCACAGGGAAGTCTCTAACGGTGTCATCTCTACTTTTCCTCATGGGTCAGCAAAATGAGTATCCAGAAGGAACAGCGGTTGAGGTGGAATTTTTCAAAGATGGAGAGCACATTGTTGTCAGGAGGGAGATAAAGAAGGGTAGAAGCAGGTATTATCTGAACGGTGTGGGAAGCGTGCAAAAGGTAGTAAAGGACATAGTTTCTCAGATGGTGCTCCTTCAAGGACAGAACGACAGGCTAAAGATCCTCAGAAGAGACTTTCAAAGGGATACCTACGATAGGTTTTCGCAAGTGATGGAGCTAAGGAAAGAGTACGAAGTGCTTTACTCAAAACTTGAAGAACTCAAAGAAAAGCTAATGGATTGGACCCAAAGACAGCGTGAAAGAGCCATTAGGCTACAGATCCTGCGTGAGGAGCTAAGAGACATACAGAGCGTTGGGCTAACCGCTCAGGAGTATGAAAACATAAAAGAAAGACTAAGCATGCTAAGCAGTATGGAAAAGATAAACACGCTTGTAGGGCGCGCTCTGTCTAATTTTGTGGAAGGTGGGCTTATAGACAAACTGCTTGACCTGAAAAAAACCGTTGCACAGCTGTCCCTTTACGATAAATCTCTTGAATCCTTTGTAAGAAGCGTAGAAGGTATGGTGGAAGAACTGAGATATTTAGAACGCACCCTTCGTACCAAACTTCTTGATCTGGACTCTCAAGAGATAAACAGGCTTAACGAGAAGGTCTATGAGGTACAAAAACTTGAAAGACGCTACGGTATGAACTACTCAGAAATACTTAAATACGCAAAAAGCCTGCAATCCCAGATAAAAAGCTTAGAGGAAGAGGAAGACAAAAGCCTTTTAGAAGAGCAAATCCTGGAACTTACAGAAAAGTTGAAACATTTAGGCCAAATACTATCAGAGAGGAGGCTCTCTTATAAAGATGCCTTTGAAAGTAAGGTAATGGAAACACTCAAAGACATAGGTTTAGAAAAGGCGGTTTTTAAGGTGAACTTTATATCCCAAGAGGGAAGATACGGAAGTGAGGACATAGAGTTCCTCTTTTCATCTTACGGCAGAGATGAAAAACCCTTAGAGGAGGTAGCCTCTGGGGGAGAGGTTTCAAGATTAGCTCTTTCTCTGTTTCTTTTGTCTCCATCTACAGAGACTTATGTGCTTGATGAGATAGACACGGGTATAAGCGGAGAAGCGTCTGTAAAGCTTGCAAGATTGCTCAGAAAGCTCTCCGAAAGCATGCAAATCATAGTAATAACCCACTCTCCTGCTATAGCGAGCGCTTCTCACAGACATATTCTGACTAAAAAAGAATTTATAGGCAACATGGCTTTTGTAAGGATAGAAGAGTTAAAAGGCGAAGACAGGATAAAAGAAATAGCCCGTCTAATGGGTATAGTTTCAGAAAAAACCGTAGAGAGCGCAAAAGAGCTGATACGGGAAGTAGTTTATAATTTATAG
- a CDS encoding cation:proton antiporter, which translates to MDLHTVFLHLALILFLGRIVGDTFSRLGIPSVIGEILVGILLGKSALGIIEPNEIIKLLAEIGVILLLFNVGLEADLQRLKQVGIFAFLVAFVGAFLPMALGTIISYYFLNLPLLTSLFIGGTLTATSIGITVKVLEELGKMKERFAQIVLGAAVLDDVLGVVLLAGLYEFSKGGVVKLDATTTLMLYITTFFILSPILAQTLAKIIQTLSVFLRTEDFIPPAVLSLIFLFAFLAHKVGSPEILGAFTAGLALSRSFSLPFALLPKTDEKLTHKIEQTITPLVWILTPIFFVYVGLEMNLRVINLSSYMFWLMSFLILMVAVAGKVLSGFIVKGSLRERLLVGFSMLPRGEVGLIFAELGRKSGAFDPLVYAMTVFVIGITTFLSPVALKVLLRIS; encoded by the coding sequence ATGGACCTTCACACAGTTTTTCTTCATCTTGCGCTAATTCTTTTTCTTGGTCGCATCGTGGGAGATACTTTTTCCAGACTTGGCATACCTTCAGTTATAGGCGAGATACTCGTAGGGATACTTTTAGGCAAAAGTGCGTTGGGTATCATAGAGCCTAACGAGATTATAAAACTTCTTGCAGAGATAGGCGTGATACTTTTGCTTTTTAATGTGGGTTTGGAAGCTGACTTACAGAGGCTAAAACAGGTAGGTATTTTTGCCTTTCTTGTTGCCTTTGTAGGAGCTTTTTTACCTATGGCTCTAGGAACCATCATCTCTTATTACTTTTTAAACCTTCCTCTACTGACCAGTCTTTTCATAGGGGGAACACTAACCGCAACCAGCATAGGTATAACCGTAAAAGTGCTTGAAGAACTTGGTAAGATGAAGGAACGGTTTGCTCAGATAGTGCTTGGTGCTGCGGTGCTTGATGATGTATTAGGTGTGGTTCTCCTTGCAGGACTTTACGAGTTCTCAAAAGGAGGTGTAGTAAAACTTGATGCTACAACCACACTGATGCTTTACATAACCACATTTTTTATACTTTCTCCCATACTTGCGCAAACATTGGCAAAGATTATACAGACTTTATCGGTGTTTCTTCGTACAGAAGACTTTATACCACCTGCAGTATTATCCCTTATCTTCCTCTTTGCCTTTTTGGCACATAAAGTAGGCTCTCCAGAGATACTGGGAGCTTTTACCGCAGGCCTTGCTCTCTCAAGAAGTTTCTCTTTACCTTTTGCTCTTCTTCCAAAAACTGATGAGAAATTGACTCACAAAATAGAGCAGACCATCACACCCTTGGTGTGGATACTAACACCCATATTTTTCGTCTATGTGGGACTTGAGATGAACCTAAGAGTCATAAACCTTAGCTCTTATATGTTTTGGCTTATGTCTTTCCTTATACTTATGGTAGCAGTTGCAGGTAAAGTCCTTAGTGGTTTTATAGTCAAGGGAAGTTTAAGGGAAAGGCTTCTTGTAGGATTTTCCATGCTACCCAGAGGTGAGGTGGGTCTTATATTCGCAGAGCTTGGAAGGAAGTCTGGCGCTTTTGATCCACTTGTTTATGCCATGACAGTATTTGTGATAGGAATAACCACCTTCCTTTCCCCTGTTGCCCTCAAGGTTTTACTGAGAATTTCTTAA
- the ilvB gene encoding biosynthetic-type acetolactate synthase large subunit has translation MTRKGADIVIEVLKEEGVEYIFGHPGGAIMEVYDALYRDGGIKHILTRHEQGAGHMAEGYAKATGKVGVAMSTSGPGATNLVTAIADAYMDSVPVVFITGQVPTHLIGNDAFQEVDIVGITRPITKHNFLVKRIEDLPLILRQAFYIARTGRPGPVLVDIPKDITQKLSDVKIPSLDEVKNSLPGYKPHTEGNPQQIKKAAKLIMSAKRPVLYVGGGAVHSEAQKELVELAELMKIPVTTTNMGKGAFPELHPLALHMLGMHGTYYANMAVYNCDLLIAVGARFDDRVTGKIEEFAPQASIIHIDIDPASISKNIVVDVPIVGDVKVVLRKLIEEIKKEGAKILFPEERQKWIEQIEKWKKLHPLTYRNSDKVIKPQYVIEEIWKATKGDAIIATGVGQHQMWAAMFYKYSFPRQFINSGGLGTMGFGLPAGIGAKIGRPEKEVFVIDGDGSFMMTMQELITAVQYKVPVKIAIINNGYLGMVRQWQELFYEKRYSEVDLSIQPDFVKLAEACGAVGFRAEKPKEVREIIEEAMKIQDKPVLLDFHVDREENVLPMVPAGKSYREMILEDGKKSVDADTMYLVG, from the coding sequence ATGACAAGGAAAGGAGCGGACATAGTTATAGAAGTTCTGAAAGAGGAAGGTGTTGAGTACATATTTGGACACCCCGGTGGTGCCATAATGGAGGTCTACGATGCTCTCTACAGAGACGGAGGCATAAAGCACATACTTACAAGGCATGAACAGGGCGCAGGACACATGGCAGAAGGTTACGCAAAAGCTACAGGAAAAGTAGGTGTTGCCATGTCCACATCAGGTCCGGGTGCCACCAATTTGGTGACCGCAATAGCAGATGCTTATATGGACTCTGTTCCGGTGGTTTTTATCACAGGACAGGTGCCTACGCATCTTATAGGAAACGATGCCTTTCAGGAGGTGGATATAGTAGGTATCACAAGACCCATAACTAAGCATAACTTTTTAGTAAAGAGGATAGAGGACCTTCCTTTGATACTGCGCCAAGCCTTTTACATAGCAAGGACAGGAAGACCAGGACCAGTGCTTGTAGATATACCCAAAGACATCACCCAAAAGCTCTCTGATGTAAAAATTCCCTCCTTAGATGAAGTAAAGAACTCTCTGCCAGGCTACAAACCCCACACAGAAGGTAATCCCCAACAGATAAAGAAAGCAGCAAAGCTCATCATGTCCGCAAAAAGACCCGTTCTCTATGTGGGAGGTGGTGCGGTTCATTCAGAGGCTCAAAAAGAACTTGTGGAGCTCGCAGAGCTTATGAAAATACCCGTTACTACCACCAACATGGGCAAGGGTGCTTTCCCAGAGCTACATCCTCTGGCACTTCACATGCTTGGTATGCACGGCACATACTACGCTAACATGGCGGTTTATAACTGTGATCTTCTTATTGCGGTGGGTGCAAGGTTTGATGACAGAGTCACAGGAAAAATAGAGGAGTTTGCTCCTCAGGCGAGTATCATACACATAGACATAGACCCTGCATCCATATCCAAGAACATAGTGGTGGATGTTCCCATAGTAGGTGATGTGAAGGTAGTCCTCAGAAAGCTCATTGAAGAGATAAAAAAAGAAGGTGCCAAGATCCTATTCCCAGAAGAGAGACAAAAGTGGATAGAGCAGATAGAAAAGTGGAAAAAGCTACACCCCCTCACTTACAGAAACTCTGATAAAGTCATAAAACCCCAGTATGTTATTGAAGAAATATGGAAAGCTACCAAAGGAGATGCCATTATAGCCACAGGCGTGGGACAGCATCAGATGTGGGCTGCCATGTTCTACAAGTATTCATTCCCAAGACAGTTTATAAACTCGGGTGGTTTGGGAACTATGGGTTTTGGTCTTCCTGCAGGTATAGGTGCTAAGATAGGAAGACCAGAAAAAGAGGTTTTTGTGATAGACGGTGATGGTTCTTTTATGATGACTATGCAGGAGCTCATAACTGCGGTGCAGTACAAAGTGCCTGTAAAGATAGCTATAATAAATAACGGATACTTGGGGATGGTACGTCAGTGGCAGGAACTTTTTTACGAAAAGCGCTATTCAGAAGTAGACCTTAGCATACAACCTGATTTTGTAAAACTTGCAGAAGCATGCGGTGCGGTAGGCTTTAGGGCGGAAAAACCCAAGGAAGTGAG
- the alaS gene encoding alanine--tRNA ligase, which translates to MFSTDEIRELFLSFFEKRGHTRVRSAPLVPESDPTLLFVNAGMVPFKNVFLGIEKRPYTRAVSCQKCLRVSGKHNDLESVGYTSRHHTFFEMLGNFSFGDYFKKTAIEYAWEFVTEHLKLPKEKLYITVFKDDEEAYRIWTDHIGLPEDHVWKMGEEDNFWQMGETGPCGPSSEIHYDRGEGEGGERYLEIWNLVFMQYNKDEKGNLTPLPKPNIDTGMGLERIASVLQGTKTNYEIDIIRPLIAFGEELSSKTYGESFETDVALRVIADHLRAITFAISDGVLPSNIGRGYVIRRILRRALRYGYKLGIQEPFMHKGVDLVVSIMKRAYPELEQSADYVKGVVKAEEERFIHTLKNAMPVVEEIMEKSIQDRVLKGSDVFSLYDTYGFPLDMLEDMAKERGLVIDMEGFKKEMQVQREKARKHFKISSKEVKPIYQHLKDLGKTSRFVGYSQQSTISRVIAIVKKDELVSELKEGEEGEILLAETPFYPEGGGQVGDRGLIKGESSYFVVDDTQSPVEGVILHIGKVIKGSIKVSDEVYASIDVERREDIRRNHTATHLLHAVLRQTIGEHVRQAGSLVSDQYLRFDFTHYEALSWEQIALIEEKVNEHIRKNYEVNIQEMDYEKAIKEGAIAIFEEKYGDRVRVITVGDVSKELCGGTHVDRTGDIGYFKIISESSVGAGVRRIIARTGRWAVKQAFEEHKLLEDLSATLGARQEELLDAVERLQRQIKEKEKELAKLKELLLKEKMKRELREEDVKGIKLYWAIFEDVDVDDLRGSADAIRNSCGNCVIFLVSKKGDKLSTLLALSKNLTKKLSAKEMIKDIGALLGGGGGGREDLAQGGGTKVEAISKAVDRLKELIYNSTFAEV; encoded by the coding sequence ATGTTTTCCACTGACGAGATAAGAGAACTGTTTCTTAGCTTTTTTGAGAAGAGAGGGCACACAAGAGTAAGAAGTGCTCCGTTAGTACCTGAGTCTGACCCCACACTCCTTTTTGTGAACGCAGGCATGGTGCCTTTCAAAAATGTCTTCTTGGGTATAGAAAAAAGACCCTATACAAGAGCTGTGTCTTGTCAGAAGTGTTTGCGCGTTTCTGGAAAGCACAACGACCTTGAGAGTGTAGGTTATACTTCCAGACATCACACCTTTTTTGAGATGTTGGGCAACTTCTCTTTTGGAGATTACTTTAAGAAGACAGCTATAGAGTACGCATGGGAGTTTGTGACAGAACATCTCAAACTACCAAAGGAAAAACTCTACATAACAGTATTCAAAGATGACGAAGAAGCCTACAGAATATGGACAGACCACATAGGTCTGCCAGAAGATCACGTATGGAAGATGGGTGAGGAGGATAACTTCTGGCAAATGGGAGAAACAGGTCCTTGTGGTCCCTCTTCGGAGATACACTACGATAGAGGCGAAGGTGAAGGCGGTGAGAGGTATCTGGAGATATGGAATCTCGTCTTCATGCAGTACAATAAAGATGAGAAGGGAAATCTAACGCCCCTTCCTAAGCCTAACATAGATACAGGAATGGGACTTGAGCGTATAGCCAGTGTACTACAGGGGACCAAAACCAATTACGAAATAGACATTATAAGACCTCTTATAGCTTTTGGGGAAGAGCTATCTTCAAAAACCTACGGTGAGAGTTTTGAGACAGATGTGGCATTAAGAGTTATAGCGGACCATCTTAGGGCTATCACCTTTGCCATATCTGACGGTGTTCTGCCTTCTAACATAGGCAGGGGATATGTTATAAGAAGAATTTTAAGAAGGGCTTTAAGGTATGGCTACAAACTTGGCATACAAGAACCTTTTATGCACAAGGGTGTAGATCTGGTCGTAAGTATTATGAAAAGAGCTTATCCAGAACTTGAGCAGAGCGCAGACTATGTGAAAGGTGTTGTAAAAGCGGAAGAAGAAAGGTTTATACACACTCTCAAAAACGCCATGCCAGTGGTGGAAGAGATTATGGAAAAATCCATACAAGACCGTGTTCTGAAGGGTTCCGATGTTTTCTCCCTGTATGATACTTACGGCTTCCCTTTAGACATGCTTGAAGATATGGCAAAAGAACGAGGTCTCGTCATAGATATGGAAGGCTTTAAGAAGGAAATGCAGGTGCAAAGAGAGAAGGCAAGAAAACACTTCAAGATATCTTCCAAAGAGGTAAAACCCATCTATCAGCATCTTAAGGATCTGGGCAAAACCTCCAGATTCGTGGGCTACAGTCAGCAGTCTACCATTAGTAGGGTCATAGCCATAGTCAAAAAAGACGAGCTGGTATCAGAGCTTAAAGAAGGTGAGGAGGGAGAGATCCTTCTTGCGGAAACACCCTTTTACCCAGAGGGAGGAGGACAAGTAGGTGATAGAGGACTCATAAAGGGAGAGAGCTCTTATTTTGTAGTAGATGATACCCAATCACCTGTTGAAGGAGTAATCTTACACATAGGAAAGGTGATAAAGGGAAGTATAAAGGTTTCAGACGAAGTTTATGCCAGTATTGATGTGGAGAGGAGGGAAGATATAAGAAGAAATCACACTGCTACGCACCTTCTTCACGCTGTGCTCAGGCAAACCATAGGTGAGCATGTGCGTCAGGCTGGTTCTTTGGTAAGCGATCAGTACCTCCGATTTGATTTTACTCACTACGAAGCTTTAAGTTGGGAACAGATCGCCCTCATAGAAGAAAAGGTAAACGAACACATACGCAAAAACTACGAGGTAAACATCCAGGAGATGGACTACGAAAAGGCTATAAAAGAAGGCGCTATAGCTATCTTTGAGGAAAAGTACGGCGACAGAGTAAGAGTAATAACGGTAGGTGATGTTTCAAAGGAACTGTGCGGAGGAACTCATGTAGACAGAACAGGAGACATAGGGTATTTCAAGATCATATCAGAGTCTTCTGTGGGTGCCGGAGTAAGAAGGATTATAGCAAGAACGGGAAGATGGGCGGTGAAGCAAGCCTTTGAAGAGCACAAACTTCTTGAGGATCTTAGTGCCACCTTGGGCGCAAGGCAGGAAGAACTTCTTGACGCCGTTGAAAGACTACAAAGGCAGATAAAAGAAAAAGAGAAAGAATTAGCTAAACTAAAGGAACTTCTTTTAAAGGAGAAGATGAAAAGGGAACTCAGGGAGGAAGATGTAAAAGGTATAAAGCTCTATTGGGCTATTTTTGAAGATGTAGACGTTGATGATCTTAGGGGCTCTGCAGATGCCATTAGAAACTCTTGTGGAAACTGTGTAATTTTCTTGGTAAGTAAAAAAGGCGATAAACTCTCTACACTGTTGGCGCTTTCCAAAAATCTTACTAAAAAGCTATCAGCCAAAGAGATGATAAAGGACATAGGAGCTCTGTTAGGAGGTGGTGGAGGTGGAAGAGAAGACTTGGCTCAAGGAGGCGGCACAAAGGTAGAGGCTATAAGCAAGGCTGTTGATAGACTAAAAGAACTGATATATAATAGCACCTTTGCGGAGGTATAA
- the rpmE gene encoding 50S ribosomal protein L31 has translation MKKGIHPELKPTTFVCGCGNTFTLLSTKGGTVYLETCNMCHPFYTGKLRIKPYYLELTGSAKEE, from the coding sequence ATGAAAAAGGGTATTCATCCAGAGCTAAAACCCACAACTTTCGTGTGTGGATGTGGAAACACTTTCACTTTGCTTTCCACAAAGGGTGGTACTGTTTATCTTGAAACTTGCAACATGTGCCATCCTTTCTATACAGGTAAGCTTAGAATAAAACCTTATTATCTTGAGCTTACAGGAAGTGCAAAAGAGGAGTGA